One genomic region from Bacillus sp. SLBN-46 encodes:
- a CDS encoding MBL fold metallo-hydrolase produces the protein MTVNAMTSKEVTKKVFNKESLFILDVRNESDFQDWKIEGENFEYLNIPYFELLDGVEEILNMIPTEKEVLVVCAKEGSSVMVAEMLSEEGLTVSYLQGGMKAWSEHLEPVKVGDLKDGGEIYQFVRIGKGCLSYMVVSKGEAAIIDATRMTDIYLDFANSVHATITHVFDTHLHADHISGGRVIAEKTNATYWLPPKDATEVTFEYQPLEGGNDVTIGGTTINIHALYSPGHTIGSTSFVVDGKFLLSGDILFIDSIGRPDLAGMAEDWVTDLRESLYKRYRELSEELIVLPAHFMIIDELNADGSVSEKLGTLFAKNHGLNIADETEFRKLVTENLPPQPNAYQEIRETNMGKINPDVEKQREMEIGPNRCAVR, from the coding sequence TTGGAAAATTGAAGGGGAAAATTTTGAGTATTTAAATATTCCATATTTTGAATTGCTTGATGGAGTAGAAGAAATCTTAAATATGATTCCAACTGAAAAAGAGGTATTAGTAGTATGTGCTAAGGAAGGCTCTTCTGTTATGGTAGCAGAGATGCTTTCAGAAGAAGGTTTAACTGTTTCCTATCTTCAAGGTGGGATGAAAGCATGGAGTGAACACTTAGAGCCAGTTAAGGTTGGAGATTTAAAAGATGGCGGAGAGATTTATCAATTTGTACGTATTGGTAAGGGCTGCCTGTCATACATGGTCGTTTCAAAAGGTGAAGCTGCAATTATTGATGCAACACGAATGACTGACATTTATCTTGATTTCGCCAATAGTGTTCATGCAACAATTACTCATGTGTTCGATACACATTTACATGCAGACCATATTTCTGGTGGTCGTGTGATTGCTGAGAAAACAAATGCAACGTATTGGCTACCTCCAAAAGATGCAACAGAAGTAACATTCGAATATCAGCCTTTAGAAGGTGGCAATGATGTTACAATTGGGGGCACAACTATTAATATTCATGCATTGTATTCACCAGGTCATACCATCGGCTCTACATCGTTCGTTGTAGATGGAAAATTCTTACTATCTGGAGATATCTTATTTATTGATTCTATTGGACGTCCAGATCTTGCAGGTATGGCAGAGGATTGGGTCACTGACTTAAGAGAAAGTCTTTATAAGCGTTATAGAGAGTTATCTGAAGAATTGATTGTGTTACCTGCTCATTTTATGATCATTGATGAATTGAATGCAGATGGCAGTGTATCCGAAAAGTTAGGTACTCTATTTGCAAAGAACCATGGTTTAAATATTGCAGATGAAACTGAATTTAGGAAATTAGTTACCGAAAATCTACCACCACAACCAAATGCGTATCAGGAGATTCGTGAAACCAATATGGGAAAAATAAATCCTGACGTCGAAAAGCAACGCGAAATGGAAATTGGACCAAATCGTTGTGCAGTAAGATAA
- a CDS encoding sulfurtransferase TusA family protein yields MEVTKVLDAKGLACPMPIVKTKKAINELEPGQILEIHTTDKGAKNDLAAWAKSGGHELLKHEEEGSVLKFWIKKG; encoded by the coding sequence ATGGAAGTAACTAAGGTTTTAGATGCAAAAGGTCTGGCATGTCCTATGCCAATTGTAAAGACAAAAAAAGCAATTAACGAACTTGAGCCTGGTCAAATTTTAGAAATTCATACTACTGATAAAGGTGCAAAAAATGATCTTGCTGCATGGGCAAAATCAGGTGGCCATGAATTATTAAAACATGAAGAAGAAGGCAGTGTATTAAAATTCTGGATTAAAAAGGGATAA
- a CDS encoding sulfite exporter TauE/SafE family protein: MGIDFVITIFLIGFVGSFISGMLGIGGAIINFPMLLLIPAALGVAHFTAHDVAGITAIQVFFATIGGVWAYRKGGYLNKTLIAYMGISILIGSFVGGFGSTLLPESGINIVYGVLALLAVIMMFVPKKGIDEIPMEQVKFNKWLAASLALIVGIGAGIVGAGGAFLLVPIMLVVLKIPTRMTIASSLAITFISSIGATVGKISTGQVEIIPSLIMVVASLLASPLGVKLGKRMNTKVLQVILGILIFSTAVKIWIDIL, translated from the coding sequence ATGGGTATCGATTTTGTCATTACCATATTCTTAATTGGTTTTGTAGGCTCATTTATTTCTGGTATGTTAGGAATCGGTGGTGCCATTATTAATTTCCCAATGCTATTGCTTATCCCAGCTGCTCTTGGTGTAGCCCATTTTACAGCTCACGATGTAGCAGGTATTACTGCGATACAGGTATTCTTTGCGACAATCGGCGGGGTCTGGGCATACCGAAAAGGCGGATACCTTAATAAAACATTAATTGCTTATATGGGTATAAGTATCTTAATTGGAAGCTTTGTGGGTGGATTTGGTTCTACACTTCTGCCGGAAAGCGGAATTAATATCGTTTATGGAGTCCTAGCATTATTAGCAGTGATAATGATGTTTGTTCCTAAAAAAGGGATCGATGAGATTCCTATGGAACAAGTAAAATTCAATAAGTGGCTTGCAGCATCTCTTGCATTAATTGTGGGGATTGGAGCAGGAATTGTTGGAGCAGGTGGGGCATTTTTATTAGTTCCAATTATGCTTGTTGTTTTAAAAATCCCAACAAGAATGACCATTGCATCTTCTTTAGCGATAACTTTCATTTCCTCTATTGGGGCAACAGTTGGTAAAATATCGACAGGACAGGTAGAGATTATTCCATCTCTCATCATGGTAGTTGCAAGTCTCCTTGCTTCACCATTAGGTGTTAAACTTGGTAAAAGAATGAATACAAAGGTTTTACAAGTAATCTTAGGAATCTTGATCTTTTCAACTGCAGTGAAAATTTGGATAGATATTTTATAA